In one Mucilaginibacter sp. PAMB04168 genomic region, the following are encoded:
- a CDS encoding glycosyl hydrolase 53 family protein, which produces MKSLLKAKPAGKFRYITSALVLTATLLLINGCKKNETINTTSPDSDTRGTRTPLTINNNSSFLRGADVGFITEQEAKGRVFFNTTDQQDIFTILKERGINLIRLRVWVNPTSTNQYNSIADVVAKAVRAKNAGMKLLIDFHYSDTWADPTKQNIPAAWSGYSLAAMETAVSNHTTSCLNTLIANSVTPEYVQVGNETDYGMLWPMGQLPGNMAGYATLFKAGYAAVKAVNSSIKVIVHFSRGYDNSNCKSVLNGLIANGASFDVVGVSVYPTSTYATTMNNTKLNLQDLVATYNKEVLVAECGYFQNNPKTARLMVSTLLDDLSSLPNNKGLGVCYWEPQAYDHAAPNRSIFDATSKRPTLGMDGFSLVKNPGFEVDTVAATSPSGWITTGSNPDANYTETNPHTGLFTLTHWKSSAYNVATSQTITGLSNGLYTFQAWVKSPQTMVSNYLFAKDFGGTQINQNISINANWVKVTITNINVTNGQCTIGLNTAGNNAYCSMDDIEFYKQ; this is translated from the coding sequence ATGAAAAGTTTATTAAAGGCAAAACCGGCGGGTAAGTTCAGGTACATCACCTCCGCACTAGTACTAACAGCAACGCTGTTGCTGATAAATGGCTGCAAAAAAAATGAAACCATAAATACTACATCGCCGGACAGTGACACAAGAGGTACCCGTACACCGCTTACCATTAACAACAACAGCTCGTTTTTGCGCGGCGCTGATGTTGGTTTTATTACCGAGCAGGAAGCCAAGGGCCGGGTTTTTTTTAACACAACCGACCAGCAAGATATTTTTACCATTCTTAAAGAACGTGGTATCAACCTCATCAGGCTTAGGGTGTGGGTAAACCCCACCAGTACCAATCAGTACAATAGTATTGCCGATGTGGTTGCAAAAGCAGTACGGGCCAAAAATGCGGGTATGAAACTGCTTATTGATTTTCATTACAGCGATACCTGGGCCGACCCTACCAAGCAAAACATTCCGGCCGCCTGGAGCGGCTACAGCCTTGCAGCTATGGAGACCGCCGTTAGCAACCATACTACATCCTGTTTAAATACACTTATAGCCAATAGTGTTACCCCCGAGTATGTACAAGTTGGCAACGAAACCGACTATGGTATGCTTTGGCCTATGGGGCAATTGCCCGGCAATATGGCCGGTTATGCCACGCTTTTTAAAGCGGGTTATGCAGCGGTTAAAGCCGTAAATAGTTCCATTAAAGTTATCGTGCATTTTTCAAGAGGGTATGATAACAGCAACTGTAAAAGTGTATTAAACGGTCTTATTGCAAACGGTGCCAGTTTTGATGTGGTAGGCGTGTCTGTTTATCCAACGTCAACCTATGCCACCACCATGAACAATACCAAACTTAACCTTCAGGATTTGGTGGCAACTTACAATAAAGAGGTTTTGGTAGCTGAATGTGGTTATTTTCAAAACAACCCTAAAACAGCCCGCCTAATGGTAAGTACGCTGCTTGATGACCTAAGCAGCTTGCCTAATAACAAAGGCTTGGGCGTTTGCTACTGGGAACCCCAGGCTTATGACCATGCTGCACCCAACCGCAGTATTTTTGATGCCACCAGCAAGCGCCCAACTTTGGGCATGGATGGTTTTTCGCTGGTTAAAAATCCGGGTTTTGAGGTTGATACGGTAGCTGCGACCTCACCATCGGGCTGGATAACTACGGGCAGTAACCCCGATGCTAACTATACGGAGACCAATCCGCATACTGGCCTTTTTACGCTTACCCACTGGAAAAGCAGTGCTTACAACGTGGCAACCAGCCAAACCATTACAGGTTTATCCAACGGCTTATACACTTTTCAGGCTTGGGTTAAAAGTCCGCAGACTATGGTTAGCAACTATTTGTTCGCAAAGGATTTCGGCGGAACACAGATTAACCAAAATATATCGATTAATGCTAATTGGGTAAAAGTAACCATTACCAATATAAATGTAACCAACGGGCAATGTACCATAGGTTTGAACACCGCAGGCAATAATGCCTATTGCAGTATGGACGATATTGAGTTTTATAAGCAATAG
- a CDS encoding sialate O-acetylesterase encodes MTKKLKVFFVLAVLPLLCLANVRLPRLVSDGMVIQRNQKVHLWGWATPGETVTVWFNRQVVKQNTAANGRWDIYLQPMQAGGPHTLTVKGQNTITINDVLIGDVWLCSGQSNMEYQLYKSATYFPDDIARAGTYKIREFDVKNSYTMQPQLNAVGSWKQANPATVVNFSAVAYFFAQSLYEVYKVPIGIIHSSYPGSPAEAWVSEEGLAAFPHYLQKAQPYHDSVYTQSVLAQNRKTTARWMAEVNNKDAGLQNGRAVWSSKPDTTGWKTMRVPGYIEDYGSADQDGVFWLKKTVSLPAAMLDKPVFLEMGLIADIDSTYINGTCIGSKDNRYLVRRYPVPQGVLKAGQNTIVIRVINKEGPGGVVPGKQYRLGNEKGYVDITGEWVYKMGYATTGFPSKTLTRVEFTPAIQFNSRIRPLAGYTIKGATWYQGESNTSKASEYNELLSALIKNWRNKWQQGNFPFLIVQLANHMVPPVVPKASDWAMLREAQFKTAQSVPGCGMSVSIDAGETYDVHPYNKKVVGHRLALVARQVAYGENITVSGPVYQSMQNQGNKIILRFNNSAMGLVAQNGPLKQFAIAGADHIFHWANAQIQNNKILVWSADVAKPVAVRYAWADNPEGCNLYNKAHLPAVPFRTDNWSN; translated from the coding sequence ATGACGAAAAAGCTAAAGGTGTTTTTTGTGCTGGCTGTTTTGCCACTATTGTGCCTTGCCAATGTGCGCTTGCCCAGGCTGGTAAGCGATGGCATGGTTATACAGCGCAATCAAAAGGTACACTTATGGGGATGGGCAACACCGGGCGAAACTGTTACGGTGTGGTTTAACAGGCAAGTTGTAAAACAAAATACGGCTGCCAATGGCCGCTGGGACATTTACTTACAGCCCATGCAGGCAGGTGGCCCCCACACATTAACCGTGAAAGGCCAAAACACCATTACTATAAACGACGTACTGATTGGTGATGTATGGCTGTGTTCAGGACAGTCTAACATGGAATACCAGCTATATAAATCTGCTACCTATTTTCCGGATGATATTGCCCGCGCCGGAACTTATAAAATACGCGAGTTTGACGTAAAGAATTCTTATACAATGCAGCCGCAGCTCAATGCAGTTGGCAGCTGGAAACAGGCCAACCCCGCAACTGTGGTTAATTTTAGTGCGGTAGCCTACTTTTTTGCGCAAAGTTTGTACGAAGTTTACAAAGTACCTATCGGCATTATTCACTCCAGCTATCCGGGCAGCCCGGCCGAGGCCTGGGTAAGTGAGGAAGGCTTAGCTGCATTTCCTCATTATCTGCAAAAAGCGCAGCCTTATCACGATTCGGTGTACACACAATCAGTACTTGCGCAAAACAGGAAAACTACAGCCCGATGGATGGCCGAGGTAAATAATAAAGACGCTGGCCTTCAAAACGGCCGCGCCGTTTGGAGCAGCAAGCCCGACACCACAGGCTGGAAAACAATGCGGGTGCCTGGTTACATAGAAGACTATGGCTCTGCTGACCAGGACGGGGTTTTTTGGCTAAAGAAAACAGTTTCGCTACCAGCAGCTATGCTGGATAAGCCTGTTTTTCTGGAAATGGGTTTGATTGCAGATATAGATTCAACTTATATTAACGGCACTTGCATAGGCTCTAAAGATAACAGATACCTGGTGCGCCGGTACCCGGTACCCCAAGGTGTCTTAAAGGCAGGCCAAAACACCATTGTTATTCGTGTTATTAATAAAGAAGGTCCGGGCGGAGTGGTGCCCGGCAAGCAATACCGGCTTGGAAACGAAAAGGGTTATGTTGATATAACTGGCGAATGGGTTTACAAAATGGGTTACGCAACCACGGGTTTTCCGTCAAAAACGCTTACCCGTGTAGAGTTTACTCCGGCCATTCAGTTTAATAGCCGCATAAGGCCCTTGGCGGGTTACACCATTAAGGGAGCCACCTGGTACCAGGGCGAAAGCAATACCAGTAAGGCCTCTGAATACAATGAATTGCTATCTGCATTAATAAAAAACTGGCGCAATAAATGGCAGCAGGGTAATTTCCCTTTTCTAATTGTTCAGTTGGCCAATCACATGGTTCCGCCAGTAGTGCCAAAAGCGAGCGACTGGGCTATGTTACGCGAGGCACAGTTTAAAACTGCCCAATCAGTTCCGGGTTGTGGCATGTCGGTTAGTATAGATGCCGGCGAGACTTATGATGTACACCCATACAACAAAAAAGTAGTTGGCCATCGTTTGGCACTGGTGGCACGCCAGGTAGCTTATGGAGAAAATATTACCGTGTCGGGCCCTGTTTACCAATCCATGCAAAATCAGGGTAATAAAATTATACTCCGTTTTAATAATTCCGCTATGGGTTTGGTGGCTCAAAATGGCCCGTTAAAACAATTTGCGATTGCCGGTGCCGATCACATTTTTCACTGGGCCAATGCGCAAATACAAAATAATAAAATTTTGGTTTGGAGTGCTGATGTAGCTAAACCGGTTGCCGTACGTTACGCCTGGGCCGATAACCCCGAAGGCTGCAACTTGTATAACAAAGCCCATCTCCCTGCAGTGCCGTTCAGAACAGATAACTGGAGCAATTAA